aaaatatataaagtttaAGTTTAATCAGGATCTAAGAAATACACCTTGTATGTGTATTTTATGTTAATTAGCGAAGTTAAGTGTCATGTTATTCTAACAAAGAGGTTCGTACAACGACGTATTCGGAGTCTGTCTTTTATTAGCCACTCGGTTACTTACAGCCGAACCCACTCGTGTTCCTGAACAACCCCCCATCTGCCCCCACAAACATAACAACATCCTTCCCccttatttcaaaataaaagcatcccTTAGTATTATAGCATAATACCACATCTCCCTTTCTCTGAGAACAAAGGGTGGACTACCTTTGTCTCTGCAGGTCTTAAGGGGTTTATTCTGCCCTTTCGCTGGAAGACCTGTCCCTGATCTGTCCCTGTGTCAAGCAtgcaaaatagaaataaaaaaaataacttacaCATTACCTTACTGTGAACTCTTACTTTAACAGGCTGTGTTTTTCAAAACGTAAACTCTTAGGTGTCTGACAAATGTAAACAGTACAGCGGGACAatttcacaatcacattgcactctctctctttcttttttttttttttttttttttttttttttttttttttttttaagagagcGCAGTAAATCACATATCAAGTCTCTGCGGCTTTCTAACCTCTCTCCCACACCTGGTCTGCACAGTCTCTGTGGTGGGGCCCTCTCTACTGGGTGACGTTGTCATCGGTGGAGCTGGGCTTGGTGTAGGTGAATCTTCTCCCACTGGTGGCTCATCAGCGTCGACTAGCCCGCTGTTGGTCGGCAGTGGTACCAAGTGATGTCTGTTCCTCCTCATCGTGCCCTGAGGCCCCTGGATGATATAAGAGCGAGGGGTGTTGTGTGTAGATAGCACTGTGCCCTGGACACGTGCATCAGTGATCCACACATCTTCCCCAGGTATGAGTGGCTCCAGGTTTCTCGCTCTGTGTCTCTTGTCAAAGGATCTCGCGTcgttcctcctcttctccctttCCTTGGCCTCCAGCACATCGTAGTCGGGCAGAACTGGATTCAGCAGGGTTGGAAGGGCAGGAACTGTAGTACGGAGACGGCGCCCCATCAGCAGCTCGGCTGGGCTATAGCCGTTTTGTAGAGGGGCTGCTCTGTAGGCCAGCAATGCAAGATACGGGTCTGATGCCTTTGTTAGCAGATTCTTCACGGTCTGCACCGCGCGCTCTGCCTCCCCATTGCTCTGAGGAAACTTGGGGCTGCTCGTGATGTGCACAAAGCCATACTCTGTTGCAAAGGCTTTAAAGTGGCTACCTGAGAACTGGGGGCCATTGTCACTTTTAAAGAACTCACAAATTCCATGACGAGAAAACATGGATTTCAGGTGCAACACCACATCTGTGGACCTTGTGGGTGACAGCAATGCAATTTCTACATACCTTGAGTAATAATCTACAACTAGTAGATAGGTCTTGCCTTTGAGCGTGAACAGGTCAGCTCCCAAGGTTTGCCACGGCCTGCCTGGCATCTCTGTTGGTATTAGCGGCTCTTTGACGTTTCTTCTCTCCTGAATGCAGGTTCTACAGTTCAGCACCATGTCATTCAGCTGGCTGCTGAGGCCTGGCCACCATACAGTTTGTTTGGCCCGGCCCCTGCACTTTGTCACCCCCAAATGTCCCTTTTTGCCACAGTtgtggcacacagcatctgtagCAGGGCATTCAAATTTTCCATGTGAGGGCACCTTTCCGCATCTATAGCAGGCTCTTGAACCGTGCTGTGGGCGTGCATTAGCTTTGTATTTGCctgttgtttgtgtctgaggCTGAGGCTTGGAAGGAAATCTGGAGGTTTTGTAGCTTTTAGCATGCACAGCATCAACATTGGAGCATTTGTCGGCACCGCCATTTTCTCCTCTTAAATCAGACTGCTGTCGTCTAACTTCTTCAGACTGCCTTGTCTTGGCTATTGCAGTTTCAAGAGTTAGGTCCCCGTCGAGTTGTAGCTTTTCTGACAAAGCGATGTTTCTCAGCCCAACCACTAACCTGTCGCGAATCAGCTCGCTCTGTAACTGTCCATAATTGCAATGTTCGGCTAATCCATATAGCGCTGTGATGAAGGAATCCACCGTTTCTCCCGGCAGTTGCACACGCTGATTGAACTTGGCTCTTTCGTATATTATATTCTttttaggcacaaaaaatgcatcaaaaccGTCCTTGACATCCTTGTAAGTCTTCCTGGCCTCTGCAGTTAGCGTTAGCCCCTTTAGTACATCTTCTGCTTCATCGCCCATGCAATACACTAAGGTGTTCACCTGGTTTTCTTCCGACGTTGCGTTTAAGTTGCTTGCAAGCCGAAAGCGGTCGAATCTCCTAATCCAACGCTCCCATTCTTGAGGCTTGGCAAAATCGAATGGCTCTGGAGGTTGTATAGTGAATGTAGCAGTTGGTGTAGGTTGCGCCATCTCTGTCGGCTCATCTACCATTCTCCGCCAAAACAGTACACTTTCCCCGTCTTTTTTGTTCACTTTCTCCGCTTAAAAAGTCGCCCGCTTCTGACACCATGTCATGTTATTCTAACAAAGAGGTTCGTACAACGACGTATTCGGAGTCTGTCTTTTATTAGCCACTCGGTTACTTACAGCCGAACCCACTCGTGTTCCTGAACAACCCCCCATCTGCCCCCACAAACATAACAACATCCTTCCCccttatttcaaaataaaagcatcccTTAGTATTATAGCATAATACCACATTAAGTTGATTCCAATAAATTCTGTAATAACTTTTTACATTGTTTGAATCTTTCtatttcacatacacacacacacacacacacacacacacacacacacacacacacacatataaattaaatatatcagTTTGGTGTCTCTTCTTCGTTGTAATTAGATTTTAATTGCTCCTATATACTTTCTATTTGTGTTGTATTGATTTGTTATGCTCTCTATacttatttatatctttattacATCACCgcactttcacaataaaagcctatcTTACCATAAGACGCGTTTGTCCACTCTGTGTGACTGGTTTTCATGTTCTGACCGAGGCTGAAAATGTTGCTGTAACGTGTGAACTAACGTGTGAAGGAGAAtccccctctgtcctccatgttgGAGCTGAAACATGGTGAAATGTCACTGATCTCTTCTGATGAATGAGCGTCAGAGGCCGCagtcactttcactttctctctgtggGAACTTCCGCTTCACGTCTCCTGCTGGACACAGAGCGTTCATTCATCAATATCATCGATACACGCCGATAACGATGCAGGTCCAAAACAACTGGACactgattgtttttaaaaaacacatttacagaaacagaTGACGTCATCAGAGACGATGAAAACACCGTAAACCAACAAAAACTGagatgaatattaaaatatgcaacaatcatcatcagtgatgaggattttaaaaatgcagcaaTTATCCTTTAAAATTCCCATAATTTACAGTATCGAATAATACAATTCTAATATGATGTGAGCTGCTTTTTTGAGGTATTATTTGATATGTGGAAGTCAGTTTCTGCCAATTAAATCAAGAAAATGATTGAAAAGAGATCGAACAATAATAAAAGTCGATATTTCGGGGGCGTAAAGTTCATAGTAGTTctataaaaagtcaaaatagcGAGACAAAATCCACAATTATGATATAAAACGTCATTAATCTGAGAAAGTCAGAGTTacgattttaaaaaagacaattatGATCATTTTGTTCTAACGAGTCAAATCAGATATGAGaaataaaagtcagaattattggatgaaataaaaataaataattattaaataaacTCCAGGATTATGAGATATAAAATCAGAATTattaagaaatacatttttaccatattttcgttttgATCTCATAATCATGATTTCCCACGGCAGCAAAGTTTCTCCATCAGACTCAGTTTTCATCTTGTGTCCACATGATGTGGTCGTGATATTTCACCTCTGCTCTGATGTCTGTTTGTCAATCCGAAAACGTGTGACGTCATGCAGGTATGCGGAGCATCTGAAGCCACAGTTCACGTTGTGTTGCCGCAGGTGTATGTGTGGAAAATGAAATAGGTGCTACAGTATAAATGAGGcgctgcaggtctgctccaacacaacACCAGGACACATCCCAGTCTGCTCCATACAAACAGCACCTGGATCAGTTTGAAGATGCTCAGCAGGATCTTGTTGGTGTGCCTGTCTCTCAGTGTGAACAGTGCAGCCTCCTCGCTCAGCTGCAGATGGATCACGGATGGTAAATTCAGACAGCACAGTGAAAACTATCTGGAGCTGCTGGATACCATGGTGAGTCTTTGTTTACAGTCACTGGATGATGTTCACTGGAGGACTttactttactgtgtgtttccttaacacagatgtgtgtgtgtgtgtgtgtgtgtgtgtgtgtgtgtgtgtgtgtgtgtgcgctgcagGCTAATAACTCCACTAACAGCACTGAGGATGATGAAGTGAAGAACACCTTCCCTGATCATCTGTACAGCCAGGCGTCCAAAGCATCAGTAAGTCCTCCTCagctgtcctctgctgcagctctgcatggaaacacaacaagtcatCTTTACTTTTTATACTTCTATAGAAAACTACAGAGAagacaaaactttatttatcacTGTATTGTTGCCACAACTGAGTAGCCAGTAAGTTATtgtacatttacagtatgtgcaacattaaaatgcttcattattatttaattttaaaatgatatttactgtgaaaacctgGTGATTGTTAAAAgtgtctccttcttcttcatcatcattttcttcttcttcttcttcttcttcttcttcttcttctccttcttcttcttcttcttcttcttctccttcttcttccagGCTGAGGATAAACTTGCCTTCACAGCTCAGGTTCTGAATGAGACGTCTGTCCTGTTTGAGGAGGATCACAGCTCGGCATCATGGGAGGAGAACACAGTGGAGAACTTTGTCAACGTTGTGACCCAGCAGGCCGACGAGCTTCGCTCCTGTGTGAGTCTCAGTGTGGATCAACATCACCTCACTTGTTCTCTGACATTTAAAAGTTACAGACGTGCATCAGGCTGCTCTGActgatctgctgctgtgtgttcattTAGATCGGGAGCCACggacacaagaagaagaacaagaagctGCACATGTACTTCCAGAGACTGTCCAGCCACTTCCTCAAGAGAATGGTAAGCTTCTCcatctatctttctatctattGATCGCTCTATCTACAGTAttgatcatgttttaatcaTGATGGTATTCTTCTGTGTGCAGGGCCACAGTGCTGAAGCCTGGGAGCTGATCAGGGGGGAAGTCAAAGTCCATCTGATGAGAGCAAACCAGCTGGTTACATCTGCAACCAGAACCAACTGAGACCTGTCACATTAACCATCTGTTCaactatttatctatctatttatttatctatctatttatttatctatttatttatttatttatctatgtatttattaacatatttatttatttattactgagCTGTTGAACAAgcttattttttcacattttcatcaaaagaatattgtatttatttttatatttcttgtcATGGTCAATAAAAATTCTTCCcgcaaataaaaatgtgttcattgTTTTAATTCCTGTGACAAAAACACGATGGATGCAGATTTTCTCTTTGATGAGTCCGattaaaacaacctgcaggaACACGTGGAGCCTCGTTCAGACTTCTGCAGTAACACCTGACGTCTGATGAGTATTTACAGTGTTTACACCTGCTGAAGCTACAAGATGgaaactgtcaaactgtcaaactgtcagGGCAGAGTCCTTCAATatgtgtcatttgaaaaactTAATCAAGTGTTTTCTTAGAGCAGATACAGTTTAAACAGAGAGGCGACTGTAGCTTCACTGATTCATACCGACGCTGGTGGAAGAAGAACTTAACTAACTAAACCTCAGggtagaaatactctgttacaaacTGAAAGTCCTGCAATCTGAACAGGAAAATAACaacattattaacattaaaatgcACTTAAAGTACCAAAAAGGAAAGGTTATGCAGAATGACTAATTTCAGAATGATATATTActgtattataattattatcacTTTAATGCTGCAGCTGGTAAAGTGTGAGATACTTTCAGTTATTCTGCTGGTGAGCTTTGTGAATATCTTATTCATCTATAATAACACATCATATGTTATTTGTTgattatgttttctttgatgTATTTGAAAGTAGCTAAAGTGAAGTACAATTTCTCCCTCTGAGTGATAGTGAAGTCGAGTGTGAAGTAGATGAAAATGCTAGAAATGAAGTATTGTGAAAGTACATCACTCAGAATTAGAGATTTTGTGATGTGGTGactgaaaatattcacataaaTAATCAAGTGAGGAACTAAAATATCCCAAACTAACTGTAAAGTTAATGTACATGAAGTTTGTCACTCATATTGACTGAAGTGAGATGTTTTTGTACTGCTACTGTCTGgaaatactgcagtactacacAACTCACAGTGATGCAGTACTGCTTCTGTACAACAGGAGGCGCAACAGACAAAAGTACTCtgagttttaaatgtttgtcattATGTCATTTGCTGTTGTGGGTTAGAAagacactaataataatataataactaTCTTATTATCACTATTATTATTTGGAACCATTATCTCATTGTTATCATTGTTATTGATCCTATTGTACTGATGACTTTACAATCTTATGTTGTAACTTAGTTTCATGTTCTGCTACACTCACATCAGTGTGAGCTGACTGTCATTGATTACTCTGGACAGCATATTTCAGGTATTATATGATCATGTACATCAGTAATCTCTCctcactttgtttttcctttaacattCTTCTGGCTCATCCAAAAAGTTGACGACTTCATTTCTGTCAGTAAAGTTCAGCACATCCTACaacctgcagctgccacagttATTAAAATGAGTATTTACATAATTCTTCACTGTGAATCATTTTGAGCTGTTTCAACTTAAACATCAAAGTTCAGTCGTTGTCTTAAATATTTAAGTTAACTTGATTTATGTTGAATAGTTTGTTTAAAATCGTCTGTCAAGTTTTCTTTTATGTGTGAAACAGTTTAAAGTTAACTGAACTTGAAAACTCATCTTCAGTTAACTTCAGATATTAAGTTGAATCAATGACACTGACGATCACAACGAGTAAGTTTGAGTAATCTGAAGAATCAACTCTTCTTttcacacaggaaacagcagcagatgCTCCTGTTGTTCAGACTTTGATCAACATTTGCACAAAAACATTATGATAACCAGCTCATGGTGagtatataataaatataaaggTTTGATAAAGAAATGACTGAATTCAATACTGTTCTTCAtcactgttagcatgttagtTTCTTTGTTATTGTGAAAATAAAGAATCATGACTTCTCTCTAAATTATTAAAGATTCACAAACACGTTTTTCTTCAGACtataaaagaacaaaaggtCTCAGGAGAGTTTCACCTCTCAGAcacagtgcatgctgggaagtctgtCAATGTGCTGATCAGGTTTCTTTAATAACTGATTTCAGTGAGTTGATTGAACTCTGTTCATTAAATTAATCCAACTCATCATTTAAAGTCAAAAGACTTCGAGTTGAAAGAACTCATGTTTATGAGTTCACAagttctgaaaataaaaataaagtttaagtTTAATCAGAATGTAAGAAATAAAACTTGTATGTGTATTTTATGTTAATTAGCGAAGTTAAGTTGATTTCAATAAATTCTGTAATAACTTTTTAGTGTTTGAATCTttctattacacacacacacacacacatataaatatatcagTTTGGTGTCTCTTCTTCGttgtaatttaattttaattgcTCCTATATACTttctatttgtgttttattgatttgttatGCTCTCTATacttatttatatctttattacATCACCgtactttcacaataaaagcctatcTTACCATAAGACACGTTTGTCCACTCTGTGTGACTGGTTTTCATGTTCTGACCGAGGCTGAAAATGTTGCTGTAACGTGTGAACTAACGTGTGAAGGAGAAtccccctctgtcctccatgttgGAGCTGAAACATGGTGAAATGTCACTGATCTCTTCTGATGAATGAGCGTCAGAGGCCGCagtcactttcactttctctctgtggGAACTTCCGCTTTACGTCTCCTGCTGGACACAGAGCGTTCATTCATCAATATCATCGATACACGCCGATAACGATGCAGGTCCAAAACAACTGGACactgattgtttttaaaaaacacatttacagaaacataTGACGTCATCAGAGACGATGAAAACACCGTAAACCAACAAAAACTGagatgaatattaaaatatgcGACAATCATcatcagtgaggaggattttaaaaatgcagcaaTTATCCTTTAAAATTCCCATTAATTACAGTATCGAATAATACAATTCTAATATGATGTGAGCTGCGTTTTTGAGGTATTATTTGATATGTGGAAGTCAGTTTCTGCCAATTAAATCaagaaaatgattaaaaagagaTCGAACAATAATAAAAGTCGATATTTCGGGGGCGTAAAGTTCATAGTAGTTctataaaaagtcaaaataacgAGACAAAATCCACAACTATGATATAAAACGTCATTAATCTGAGAAAGTCAGAGttacgatttaaaaaaaaagacaattatgATCATTTTGTTCTAACGAGTCAAATCAGATATGAGaaataaaagtcagaattactggataaaataaaaataaataattatgaaATAAACTCCAGGATTATGAGATATAAAATCAGAATTattaagaaatacatttttaccatattttcgttttgATCTCATAACCATGATTTCCCACGGCAGCAAAGTTTCTCCATCCGACTCAGTTTTCATCTTGTGTCCACATGATGTGGTCGTGATATTTCACCTCTGCTCTGATGTCTGTTTGTCAATCCGAAAACGTGTGACGTCATGCAGGTATGCGGAGCATCTGAAGCCACAGTTCACGTTGTGTTGCCGCAGGTGTATGTGTGGAAAATGAAATAGGTGCTACAGTATAAATGAGGcgctgcaggtctgctccaacacaacACCAGGACACATCCCAGTCTGCTCCATACAAACAGCACCTGGATCAGTTTGAAGATGCTCAGCAGGATCTTGTTGGTGTGCCTGTCTCTCAGTGTGAACAGTGCAGCCTCCTCGCTCAGCTGCAGATGGATCACGGATGGTAAATTCAGACAGCACAGTGAAAACTATCTGGAGCTGCTGGATACCATGGTGAGTCTTTGTTTACAGTCACTGGATGATGTTCACTGGAGGACTttactttactgtgtgtttccttaacacagatgtgtgtgtgtgtgtgtgtgtgtgtgtgtgtgtgtgtgtgtgtgtgtgtgtgcgctgcagGCTAATAACTCCACTAACAGCACTGAGGATGATGAAGTGAAGAACACCTTCCCTGATCATCTGTACAGCCAGGCGTCCAAAGCATCAGTAAGTCCTCCTCagctgtcctctgctgcagctctgcatggaaacacaacaagtcatctttactttttatacttttatagaAAACTACAGAGAagacaaaactttatttatcacTGTATTGTTGCCACAACTGAGTAGCCAGTAAATTATtgtacatttacagtatgtgcaacattaaaatgcttcattattatttaattttaaaatgatatttactgtgaaaacctgGTGATTGTTAAaagtgtcttcttcttcttcttcttcttcttcttcttcttcttcttcttcttcttctccttcttcttcttcttcttcttcttctccttcttcttccagGCTGAGGATAAACTTGCCTTCACAGCTCAGGTTCTGAATGAGACGTCTGTCCTGTTTGAGGAGGATCACAGCTCGGCATCATGGGAGGAGAACACAGTGGAGAACTTTGTCAACGTTGTGACCCAGCAGGCCGACGAGCTTCGCTCCTGTGTGAGTCTCAGTGTGGATCAACATCACCTCACTTGTTCTCTGACATTTAAAAGTTACAGACGTGCATCAGGCTGCTCTGActgatctgctgctgtgtgttcattTAGATCGGGAGCCACggacacaagaagaagaacaagaagctGCACATGTACTTCCAGAGACTGTCCAGCCACGTCCTCAAGAGAATGGTAAGCTTCTCcatctatctttctatctattGATCGATCTATCTACAGTAttgatcatgttttaatcaTGATGGTATTCTTCTGTGTGCAGGGCCACAGTGCTGAAGCCTGGGAGCTGATCAGGGGGGAAGTCAAAGTCCATCTGATGAGAGCAAACCAGCTGGTTACATCTGCAACCAGAACCAACTGAGACCTGTCACATTAACCATCTGTTcaactatttatttatctatctatctatctatttatttatctatttatttatttatttatatgtatttattaacatatttatttatttattactgagCTGTTGAACAAgcttattttttcacattttcatcaaaagaatattgtatttatttttatatttcttgtcATGGTCAATAAAAATTCTTCcagcaaataaaaatgtgttcattgTTTTAATTCCTGTGACAAAAACACGATGGATGCAGATTTTTCTCTTTGATGAGTCCGattaaaacaacctgcaggaACACGTGGAGCCTCGTTCAGACTTCTGCAGTAACACCTGACGTCTGATGAGTATTTACAGTGTTTACACCTGCTGAAGCTACAAGATGgaaactgtcaaactgtcaaactgtcagGGCAGAGTCCTTCAATatgtgtcatttgaaaaactTAATCAAGTGTTTTCTTAGAGCAGATACAGTTTAAACAGAGAGGCGACTGTAGCTTCACTGATTCATACCGACGCTGGTGGAAGAAGAACTTAACTAACTAAACCTCAGggtagaaatactctgttacaaacTGAAAGTCCTGCAATCTCAACAGGAAAATAACaacattattaacattaaaatgcACTTAAAGTACCAAAAAGGAAAGGTTATGCAGAATGACTAATTTCAGAATGATATATTActgtattataattattatcacTTTAATGCTGCAGCTGGTAAAGTGTGAGATACTTTCAGTTATTCTGCTGGTGAGCTTTGTGAATATATTATGTATCTATAATAACACATCATAAGTTATTTGTTgatcatgttttctttgatgtATTTGAAAGTAGCTAAAGTGAAGTACAATTTCTCCCTCTGAGTGATAGTGAAGTCGAGTGTGAAGTAGATGAAAATGCTAGAAATGAAGTATTATGAAAGTACATCACTCAGAATTAGAGATTTTGTGATGTGGTGACtgaaaatattcatataaataatCAAGTGAGGAACTAAAATATCCCAAACTAACTGTAAAGTTAATGTACATGAAGTTTGTCACTCATATTGACTGAAGTGAGAAGTTTTTGTGCTGCTACTGTCTGgaaatactgcagtactacacAACTCACAGTGATGCAGTACTGCTTCTGTACAACAGGAGGCGCAACAGACAAAAGTACTCtgagttttaaatgtttctcaTTATGTCATTTGCTGTTGTGGGTTAGAAAGATACTAAAAATAATATAACTATCTTATTATCactattatcattgttatttgGAGCCATTATATCATTGTTACCATTGTTATTGATCCTATTGTACTGATGAGTTTACAATCTTATGTTGTAACTTAGTTTCATGTTCTGCTACACTCACATCAGTGTGAGCTGACTGTCATTGATTACTCTGGACAGCATATTTCAGGTATTATATGATCATGTACATCAGTAATCTCTCctcactttgtttttcctttaacattCTTCTGGCTCATCCAAAAAGTTGACGACTTCATTTCTGTCAGTAAAGTTCAGCACATCCTACaacctgcagctgccacagttATTAAAATGAGTATTTACATAATTCTTCACTGTGAATCATTTTGAGCTGTTTCAACTTAAACATGGAAGTTCAGTTGCTGCCTTAAATATTTGAGTTAACTTGATTTATGTTGAATAGTTTGTTTAAAATCGTctgtcaagttttcttttttgtgtgaaacaGTTTAAAGTTAACTGAACTTGAAAACTCATCTTCAGTTAACTTCAGATATTAAGTTGAATCAATGACACTGACGATCACAACGAGTAAGTTTGAGTAATCTGAAGAATCAACTCTTCTTttcacacaggaaacagcagcagatgCTCCTGTTGTTCAGACTTTGATCAACATTTGCACAAAAACATTATGATAACCAGCTCATGGTGagtatataataaatataaaggTCTGATAAAGAAAAGACTGAATTCAATACTGTTCTTTAtcactgttagcatgttagtTTCTTTGTTATTGTGAAAATAAAGAATCATGACTTCTCTCAAAATTATTAAAGATTCACAAACACGTTTTTCTTCAGACtataaaagaacaaaaggtCTCAGGAGAGTTTCACCTCTCAG
Above is a genomic segment from Sparus aurata chromosome 20, fSpaAur1.1, whole genome shotgun sequence containing:
- the LOC115571549 gene encoding interferon a3-like codes for the protein MLSRILLVCLSLSVNSAASSLSCRWITDGKFRQHSENYLELLDTMANNSTNSTEDDEVKNTFPDHLYSQASKASAEDKLAFTAQVLNETSVLFEEDHSSASWEENTVENFVNVVTQQADELRSCIGSHGHKKKNKKLHMYFQRLSSHFLKRMGHSAEAWELIRGEVKVHLMRANQLVTSATRTN
- the LOC115571523 gene encoding interferon a3-like, which translates into the protein MLSRILLVCLSLSVNSAASSLSCRWITDGKFRQHSENYLELLDTMANNSTNSTEDDEVKNTFPDHLYSQASKASAEDKLAFTAQVLNETSVLFEEDHSSASWEENTVENFVNVVTQQADELRSCIGSHGHKKKNKKLHMYFQRLSSHVLKRMGHSAEAWELIRGEVKVHLMRANQLVTSATRTN